From a single Deltaproteobacteria bacterium genomic region:
- the mqnE gene encoding aminofutalosine synthase MqnE yields MLAEIRDPDLKKIGEKINNHERLNQDDGLILYNTGDLLGLGILANRVREAKNGNRAYFIINQHINYSNICRNRCRFCAFGKDPDDPQAYQMSLDEIEAKVRERLTDPISEIHIVGGIHPDLPFSYYLEMLERIKALRPEVHIQAFTAVEIAHLAELAGRPVNETLSILAEAGLGSLPGGGAEVFSPRIREALCAKKLSSKNWLAVSMTAHRMGIKTNATMLYGHMETLEERVDHLLALRQAQDETGGFLTFIPLAFHPKNTEIDHFNGTTGLDDLKNIAVARLMLDNFPHIKSFWIMIGPKLAQISLSFGADDIDGTVIEERITHMAGAETAQAMTRDEILHLIREAGREPVERGTLYNQLNS; encoded by the coding sequence ATGTTAGCAGAAATCAGAGATCCCGATCTTAAAAAGATCGGTGAAAAAATCAATAACCATGAACGGCTGAATCAGGATGACGGCCTGATCCTTTATAATACCGGTGACCTTTTGGGGCTGGGGATTCTGGCTAACCGGGTCCGGGAGGCAAAGAACGGTAACCGGGCTTATTTCATCATCAATCAGCACATCAACTATTCCAATATCTGCCGGAACCGCTGCCGGTTTTGCGCCTTCGGAAAAGACCCGGATGATCCGCAGGCCTATCAAATGAGTCTGGATGAAATCGAGGCCAAGGTCCGCGAACGTCTGACAGATCCCATAAGCGAAATCCATATCGTGGGCGGCATCCACCCCGATCTCCCCTTTTCCTATTACCTGGAGATGCTGGAAAGGATTAAAGCCCTCCGTCCTGAAGTGCATATCCAGGCCTTTACCGCCGTGGAGATCGCCCATTTGGCTGAATTGGCAGGCAGGCCGGTAAATGAAACCCTTTCCATCCTGGCCGAGGCGGGTCTGGGTTCCCTGCCGGGAGGCGGTGCGGAAGTGTTCAGCCCGCGAATCCGGGAGGCCCTCTGTGCTAAAAAACTCTCTTCCAAAAACTGGCTGGCCGTCTCTATGACCGCCCATCGAATGGGGATCAAGACCAATGCCACGATGCTTTACGGCCACATGGAAACCCTGGAAGAACGAGTGGACCATCTCCTGGCCCTTCGTCAGGCCCAGGATGAGACCGGAGGATTTCTGACCTTCATCCCCCTGGCCTTTCATCCCAAAAACACCGAAATCGATCACTTCAACGGGACGACCGGTCTGGACGATCTGAAAAATATCGCCGTAGCCCGCTTGATGCTGGATAATTTCCCCCATATTAAATCCTTCTGGATCATGATCGGACCCAAGCTGGCCCAGATTTCCCTCTCTTTCGGGGCGGACGATATCGACGGTACGGTCATCGAAGAACGCATCACCCATATGGCCGGGGCCGAAACGGCCCAGGCCATGACTCGCGATGAGATCCTGCATTTGATCCGGGAGGCCGGGCGGGAACCGGTGGAGCGGGGTACGTTGTATAACCAATTGAATAGCTGA